The Polyangiaceae bacterium genome includes a region encoding these proteins:
- a CDS encoding serine/threonine protein kinase — MAATAAAPSFESRRRLAGSRLGRYQVGSRIGVGGSAAVYLGRLTGPMSFERFVAIKVVHDHLSEEKEFISQFLDEANLLVRVAHPNIVQVHELGREGDTLFLAMEYLHGQPLSKLTSALGRRNERLAPEAVAWLGARIADGLGYAHQLEDDQGNSLGLVHRDVSPQNVFVTYRGEVKLIDFGIARAAGRIAQTTLGRVKGKFSYMAPEQVLGKEFDHRADLFALGATLYEAAVGARLFAGIDESETLHKLLFEEIPDPCARVEGFPEELGKILSRALESEPDKRYQNAGELARDLDAFVRSRDTDDPQALLAGSVTRLFESEREEQQKAIEALRQASTEEVTGRDVLGANERASGVVSLRPEPQKPRLWAYALAAGGAVLTVGLAGLALKSEPRPTPGPAPSAAPLPAEVSVEVTTQPDVEATIRVAGVLAEGRPRRASVPRSETAVEIEVRAEGFEPAKLSVVPDRERGVVVPLSRIPEPLPAPSADKPVKKGGAKTGPATKKGDPLVTKYPFGKK; from the coding sequence GTGGCCGCCACAGCAGCAGCACCGAGCTTCGAGTCTCGCCGCCGGCTGGCGGGGAGCCGGCTCGGTCGCTATCAGGTCGGCTCCCGCATCGGCGTCGGCGGAAGCGCTGCCGTCTACCTCGGGCGCCTGACCGGACCGATGAGCTTCGAGCGCTTCGTCGCCATCAAGGTCGTGCACGACCACCTGTCCGAGGAAAAGGAGTTCATCAGTCAGTTCCTGGACGAGGCGAACCTCTTGGTGCGCGTCGCGCACCCGAACATCGTGCAGGTGCACGAGCTGGGTCGTGAGGGCGACACGCTGTTCCTGGCGATGGAGTACCTGCACGGACAGCCGCTCTCGAAGCTGACGAGCGCACTCGGGCGTCGCAACGAACGCCTGGCGCCGGAGGCCGTCGCCTGGCTCGGTGCGCGCATCGCCGACGGTCTCGGCTACGCCCACCAGCTCGAGGACGATCAGGGGAACTCCCTCGGGCTCGTGCACCGCGACGTGAGCCCGCAGAACGTGTTCGTGACCTACCGCGGCGAGGTCAAGCTGATCGACTTCGGCATCGCTCGCGCTGCCGGACGCATCGCGCAGACCACGCTCGGGCGCGTGAAGGGCAAGTTCAGCTACATGGCGCCGGAGCAGGTGCTGGGCAAGGAGTTCGACCACCGCGCCGATCTGTTCGCGCTCGGCGCGACGCTGTACGAGGCCGCGGTCGGCGCGCGTTTGTTCGCCGGGATCGACGAGTCGGAGACCTTGCACAAGCTCCTGTTCGAGGAGATTCCGGACCCCTGCGCGCGCGTCGAGGGATTCCCCGAAGAGCTCGGCAAGATCTTGTCGCGGGCGCTGGAGAGCGAGCCTGACAAGCGCTACCAAAACGCCGGCGAGCTGGCGCGGGATCTCGACGCGTTCGTGCGCTCCCGTGACACGGACGACCCGCAGGCGCTGCTCGCGGGTTCCGTGACCCGGCTCTTCGAGAGCGAGCGCGAGGAGCAGCAGAAAGCCATCGAGGCGCTGCGCCAGGCCTCCACCGAAGAGGTCACGGGTCGCGACGTGCTCGGCGCGAACGAGCGCGCGAGCGGCGTGGTTTCGCTGCGGCCCGAACCGCAGAAGCCGCGCCTCTGGGCGTACGCGCTGGCCGCCGGCGGCGCGGTGCTCACGGTCGGGCTCGCGGGCCTCGCGCTCAAGTCGGAGCCGAGGCCCACGCCCGGGCCGGCGCCCTCCGCGGCGCCGCTGCCCGCAGAGGTGAGCGTCGAGGTGACGACCCAGCCCGACGTCGAGGCGACGATTCGCGTCGCGGGTGTGTTGGCGGAGGGCAGGCCTCGGCGCGCGAGCGTGCCTCGGAGTGAGACGGCGGTGGAAATCGAGGTGAGGGCGGAAGGCTTCGAGCCGGCCAAGCTCTCCGTGGTGCCCGACCGCGAGCGCGGCGTCGTCGTGCCGCTCTCGAGGATCCCGGAGCCTCTGCCGGCGCCGAGCGCGGACAAGCCGGTGAAGAAGGGCGGCGCCAAGACCGGGCCCGCCACGAAGAAGGGCGACCCTCTCGTCACCAAGTACCCCTTTGGCAAGAAGTGA
- a CDS encoding FHA domain-containing protein yields the protein MRNTPVTWPRAELSGGVPSTGRRFALLMGGNELALSRGELLLGRSRSCQVIVEDMLVSRHHARLLVSKVALFVEDLGSTNGVIVNEVPISGPTPLHDGDRIIVGTQELVVRAVDDGIETLEPPSPRVSQPTPKAQPSVQLAAVVTRQQPTQPEVPAQVTVPMVRAPEPSVYPSEGGDTTQRTEKADGLLTMARMADRMIAMGRHDAAARLLGDHLKGVLAKAKQGRVVPRDVLDTVGVYGLKLSEVTHDATWANLAIELHSMARRPLPERAVGILELLLLRLPELDRQLLLRFKAALRDAADNLSREEWTLVERILKMPTR from the coding sequence GTGCGGAACACGCCGGTCACTTGGCCGCGCGCGGAGCTCAGTGGGGGCGTCCCGAGCACGGGGCGTCGCTTCGCGTTGCTGATGGGAGGAAACGAGCTCGCCCTCTCGCGGGGTGAGCTCCTGCTGGGGCGCAGTCGGAGCTGCCAGGTCATCGTAGAGGACATGCTGGTTTCGCGGCATCACGCCCGGCTGTTGGTCTCCAAGGTCGCGCTCTTCGTCGAGGATCTGGGCAGCACCAACGGCGTGATCGTCAACGAAGTCCCCATCTCCGGGCCCACTCCGCTGCACGACGGCGACCGGATCATCGTGGGCACCCAGGAGCTCGTGGTGCGGGCCGTGGACGACGGGATCGAGACACTCGAGCCACCGTCCCCGCGGGTCAGTCAGCCTACGCCCAAGGCCCAGCCGTCGGTGCAGCTGGCGGCGGTCGTCACACGCCAGCAGCCGACCCAGCCGGAGGTCCCGGCCCAGGTGACGGTTCCCATGGTGCGAGCGCCGGAGCCCTCGGTGTACCCCTCGGAGGGGGGCGACACCACCCAGCGCACCGAGAAGGCGGACGGCCTCTTGACCATGGCGCGCATGGCAGATCGCATGATCGCCATGGGGCGCCACGACGCCGCGGCGCGCTTGCTCGGCGATCACCTGAAGGGCGTGCTCGCCAAGGCCAAGCAGGGCCGGGTGGTTCCCCGTGACGTGCTCGACACGGTCGGCGTCTACGGTCTCAAGCTGAGCGAAGTCACCCACGACGCGACCTGGGCGAACCTCGCCATCGAGCTGCACTCCATGGCGCGCCGGCCGCTGCCGGAGCGCGCGGTGGGCATCCTCGAGCTCTTGCTTCTGCGCTTGCCGGAGCTCGATCGCCAGCTGCTCCTCCGCTTCAAGGCCGCGTTGCGCGACGCTGCCGACAACCTCTCGCGCGAAGAGTGGACGCTCGTCGAGCGCATCCTGAAGATGCCGACCAGGTGA
- a CDS encoding DNRLRE domain-containing protein, protein MGRVLLFSIGLACAACSLFPDTAPRLEDDSGAGGVAGTTPGGGTGGTAGIGATSGGGSSGSGGSAGDAGDAGDAAGCGGQQALTLDAARDTYIGSSPPTANHGSKSILEVLTFTQSSGQRALVGFELSKGTLPAGAKLEKATLSLRVLLNEGATQDLGAHRLQKSWTEDGATWAKYDGSSNWLKNGGDFLPPSSQVAVGPNVKVGDTLGWDVTADVAGVLDGSLGNEGWLVKPLVDDPLDGEKLHFASREGTDPVARPKLELVYVICP, encoded by the coding sequence GTGGGTCGCGTCCTTCTGTTCAGCATCGGGCTGGCGTGCGCGGCGTGTAGCTTGTTCCCGGACACGGCCCCCCGCTTGGAGGACGACTCGGGGGCGGGGGGCGTTGCAGGAACCACACCCGGGGGTGGAACCGGGGGAACGGCCGGGATCGGCGCCACGAGCGGAGGTGGCAGCAGTGGCAGCGGCGGCAGCGCCGGAGACGCGGGCGACGCCGGCGACGCGGCGGGGTGCGGGGGACAGCAAGCGCTCACGCTGGACGCTGCTCGCGACACCTACATTGGCAGCAGTCCGCCCACGGCCAACCATGGCAGCAAGTCGATCCTGGAGGTCCTCACCTTCACCCAGAGCTCGGGGCAACGCGCGCTGGTGGGGTTCGAGCTGAGCAAGGGGACGCTGCCGGCCGGCGCGAAGCTCGAGAAGGCGACGCTCTCTCTGCGCGTGCTGCTGAACGAAGGTGCAACCCAAGACCTCGGCGCGCACCGCTTGCAGAAGAGCTGGACGGAGGACGGCGCGACCTGGGCGAAGTACGACGGATCATCCAACTGGCTGAAGAACGGCGGCGACTTCTTGCCACCCTCGAGCCAGGTCGCGGTCGGACCGAACGTCAAGGTCGGCGACACGCTCGGCTGGGACGTCACCGCGGACGTGGCGGGTGTGCTCGACGGCTCCCTCGGCAACGAAGGCTGGCTGGTCAAGCCACTCGTCGATGACCCGCTCGATGGCGAGAAGCTCCACTTCGCGAGCCGCGAAGGCACGGACCCGGTCGCACGGCCGAAGCTCGAGCTGGTCTATGTCATCTGCCCGTGA
- a CDS encoding FHA domain-containing protein: MPGVMPYRLKVPTGWLPLAPGGYEIGRSAHCQVILDGAKVSRLHARIVVDSTGVSVEDLGSSNGVFVNGRRVVRGRQAIMPGDRLLVGDVELELSLGEVPDSLPPDHRPSGRPTLVDSLPAPGESRNVATSKAHALELLGSVAERAIGTGDAKRAELILGGRLREVLAAAAAGGCDALSRELAMRQALLLARTLPSAAWVDYSIDLLSSTRSLPSDTELSALESAAQKVSGADARKLQDYTTLVRAMPSSLEKVRSLQRLEAVLATVCGRQ; encoded by the coding sequence GTGCCTGGGGTGATGCCGTACCGGCTCAAGGTTCCCACCGGCTGGCTGCCGCTGGCGCCCGGGGGCTACGAGATCGGGCGCAGCGCGCACTGTCAGGTCATCCTCGACGGCGCCAAGGTCTCGCGCCTGCACGCGCGCATCGTCGTCGACTCGACGGGGGTCAGCGTCGAGGATCTCGGCAGCTCGAACGGCGTGTTCGTGAACGGCCGGCGCGTGGTGCGCGGGCGCCAAGCCATCATGCCGGGCGATCGCCTCTTGGTCGGGGACGTCGAGCTCGAGCTGTCGTTGGGAGAGGTACCGGACAGCCTACCGCCCGATCACCGCCCCTCCGGGCGACCGACGCTGGTGGACTCACTGCCGGCGCCGGGGGAGAGCCGCAACGTCGCCACGTCCAAGGCCCACGCGCTCGAGCTGCTCGGCAGCGTCGCCGAGCGCGCCATTGGCACCGGCGACGCCAAACGCGCGGAGCTCATCCTCGGCGGAAGGCTGCGCGAGGTGCTGGCAGCTGCGGCCGCTGGCGGCTGCGACGCCCTGTCGCGAGAGCTGGCGATGAGGCAAGCGCTCCTCCTGGCGCGCACCCTGCCCTCCGCTGCTTGGGTGGACTACTCGATCGACCTCTTGAGCTCGACGCGCAGTCTGCCCTCCGACACCGAGCTGTCCGCGCTGGAGTCCGCGGCCCAGAAGGTCAGCGGCGCGGACGCGCGCAAGCTCCAGGACTACACGACGTTGGTGCGAGCGATGCCCAGCTCGCTGGAGAAGGTGCGCTCGCTTCAGCGCCTGGAGGCCGTGCTGGCGACCGTGTGCGGACGCCAGTAG
- a CDS encoding thymidine kinase, with protein sequence MHHVPHDTGWIEVITGCMFSGKTEELIRRLNRATYAKQRVKIFKPRIDARYAPDSVVSHSKQELTAVAVDDAHEILEHAADADVIGIDEAQFFGPPVVGVAERLANEGKRVVVAGLDQDYLGRPFEPMPHLMAVAEYVTKNLAICMLCGNPADRSQRLVRRDATVVVGGTESYEARCRRCFDPALSAPAQAQLFDAAEADA encoded by the coding sequence ATGCATCACGTCCCGCACGACACCGGTTGGATCGAGGTCATCACCGGCTGCATGTTCAGCGGCAAGACCGAGGAGCTGATCCGCCGCCTGAACCGCGCCACGTATGCCAAGCAGCGCGTCAAGATCTTCAAGCCGCGCATCGACGCGCGTTACGCCCCAGACAGCGTGGTCAGTCACTCCAAGCAGGAGCTGACGGCGGTGGCGGTGGACGACGCCCACGAGATCCTGGAGCACGCCGCCGACGCGGACGTGATCGGCATCGACGAGGCGCAGTTCTTCGGCCCGCCGGTGGTCGGCGTGGCCGAGCGGCTGGCGAACGAGGGCAAGCGCGTCGTGGTCGCGGGTCTGGACCAGGACTACCTGGGACGCCCCTTCGAGCCCATGCCGCACCTGATGGCGGTGGCGGAGTACGTGACCAAGAACCTGGCAATCTGCATGCTCTGCGGGAACCCCGCGGATCGCTCCCAGCGCCTGGTGCGGCGTGACGCCACGGTGGTCGTGGGCGGCACCGAGTCCTACGAGGCGCGCTGCCGCCGCTGCTTCGATCCCGCGCTGTCGGCGCCGGCGCAGGCGCAGCTGTTCGACGCCGCCGAGGCTGACGCCTGA
- a CDS encoding ABC transporter permease subunit, translated as MSERRVSVVESVMSHLAIVAAVAFALYPVLWVISTALSAGSAPERRVLPIPSQLTLEHVTEFAGSPHVLSQAASSLLVSIATALVGIAIALPAAYALSRFSFVGKDAGVRLLLATQMFPMVASAVPLYMVLEALGLLDTRTGLVVCYATTSVPFAIFQLRGAFDTIPKDLEEAAMVDGATRLGAFLRVVLPAARPAIAVTALFAFMSAYNEFILAATILGKEEALTLPVVLQRYVGEHDAAWGTFAAGSILVSLPVMLLFYVVQKNLVAGLTAGGVKG; from the coding sequence ATGAGCGAGCGGCGCGTCAGCGTGGTGGAGAGCGTGATGTCGCACCTGGCGATCGTGGCGGCCGTGGCCTTCGCGCTCTATCCGGTGCTGTGGGTGATCTCGACGGCGCTCTCCGCGGGCAGCGCGCCCGAGCGGCGCGTGTTGCCCATCCCCAGCCAGCTCACGCTGGAGCACGTCACCGAGTTCGCGGGCAGCCCGCACGTGCTGTCGCAGGCGGCGTCTTCGCTCCTGGTGAGCATCGCGACCGCGCTGGTGGGCATCGCCATCGCGCTGCCCGCCGCGTACGCGCTGTCTCGCTTCTCGTTCGTGGGCAAAGACGCGGGCGTGCGCCTGCTGCTGGCCACGCAGATGTTCCCGATGGTGGCGAGCGCCGTACCGCTCTACATGGTGCTCGAGGCGCTGGGCCTGCTCGACACGCGCACGGGCCTGGTCGTCTGCTACGCGACCACCAGCGTGCCGTTTGCCATCTTCCAGCTGCGCGGCGCCTTCGACACCATCCCGAAAGATCTGGAGGAGGCCGCCATGGTGGACGGCGCTACCCGGCTCGGCGCCTTCCTGCGGGTGGTGCTGCCTGCGGCGCGGCCGGCCATCGCGGTCACGGCGCTGTTCGCCTTCATGAGCGCCTACAACGAGTTCATCCTGGCCGCGACCATCCTCGGCAAGGAGGAAGCGCTGACCTTGCCGGTGGTGCTCCAGCGCTACGTCGGCGAGCACGACGCGGCGTGGGGGACGTTCGCGGCGGGCTCCATCCTGGTCAGCTTGCCGGTGATGCTGCTGTTCTACGTGGTGCAGAAGAACCTGGTCGCCGGGCTGACCGCCGGCGGCGTGAAGGGTTGA